Within Deltaproteobacteria bacterium, the genomic segment CGCCGATACCGCGGTCTCCGTGACGCGAATCCTCTTCAGCCGCGTTCAGCAACTCGTAGAGCTTGAGCCGCGCCTGATCCCGTTCGTAGGCCGCCGCACTCATCACCACTAGCTCACTCTCGCCGTTTTTCGTAATGAAGACCGGCTCCCCGGATTCATGACAGAGTTTCGAGATTTCGGCGGCCTTGTTGCGCAAATCCGAAACAGGGCGAATGACGGGCATGGCTTATCCTCCGCACGGAAAGGCTGTGCGAAAAATCTATCAGAATTCTGGTAATCTGCAACGTGGAACGGTCTCCGAGGATGTGGCCGGCACGCTCAGGAGAGCAGGTCTCCATGGCGTGTGCCCGCCACGGTGTCGAGGGGCTGGCCCGGCAGCGCCCAGCGCCGCTCCAGCAGGCGCACGCCGCGCACGATCAAGAGGGTCAGGAGAAGGTAGATCAGCCCCGCCAGCGCGAAGAATTCCACCGCCAGGTAGGTGCGTGCGATGAGGGTGCGCGCGACGCCGGTGAGGTCCAGCAGCGTGATGGTGCTCGCGAGGGCGCTGCCCTTGAGCATCAGGATCACCTCGTTGCCATAGGCCGGCAGCGCTTGCCGCACGGCCCTGGGCAGCACGATAAGGCGTATTTCCTGCCAGCGCGAAAATCCGAGGGCCCGCGCCGCCTCCCGCTCGCCGAGGGGCACTGCCAGCATGCCGCCGCGGATGATCTCGGCTGTGTAGGCCGCGGTGTTCAGGCTGAAGGCGATGATCGCGCACCAGTACGCCTCGCCCAGGACGGGCCACAGCGGGCTGTCCCTTACCATCTCGAACTGCGCCAAGCCGTAGTAGACCAGGAATATCTGGACCAGGAGGGGGGTGCCCCGGAAGAAGAAAACGTAGCCGTAGGCCGGCGCCCGGAGCCAGCCATGGCGTGACGTGCGCATGAGCGCCAGCGGAAAGGCCAGGGTGGTGCCCGCCAGCATGGCCAGCGCCGTGAGTTGCACCGTGAGCCAGGCGCCGGTCAAGAGCTGCGCAGTGCTCTCGGCGGCCAGACCGTGGAGGGCGGCCATCATCCGGACCACTCCATTCCGCGTGCCGCACGTCGCTCCAGCACCTGGATGCCGGCCATGGAGACTGCCGTCATGCCGAGGTAGATGAACGCGGCGGCCACATAGAAAGGGAACGGTTGCTGCGTATAGCTCACCGCGAGAGCGCTTTTTCGCATGAGCTCGTCCAGCCCCACCACCGACACCAGGGACGTATCCTTGAGCAATACGAGGAACAGGTTGCCCAGCCCCGGGAGCGCCGTGCGCCAGACCTGCGGCAGCAGCACGTGGCGAAACGCGCGCGCCCGTGTAAGCCCCAGGGAGTAGGCCGCCTCGGTCTGTCCCGGCGGCACGGCCAGGAATGCGCCCCGCAGCACTTCGGCCGCGTAGGCGCCGAAGGTGAGACTGAGCGCCGCCACGCCGGCGAGAAAGGGGTTCAGCTCGAAGAAGCCTGTAACGCCGAACAGCGCAGCCACGCGGCCGATGGCGGCGGAGGCGCCGAAGTAGACGATCAGGACCACCAGCAGCTCCGGCACGCCGC encodes:
- a CDS encoding type II toxin-antitoxin system prevent-host-death family antitoxin; translated protein: MPVIRPVSDLRNKAAEISKLCHESGEPVFITKNGESELVVMSAAAYERDQARLKLYELLNAAEEDSRHGDRGIGVKALAALLREARG
- a CDS encoding ABC transporter permease — translated: MAALHGLAAESTAQLLTGAWLTVQLTALAMLAGTTLAFPLALMRTSRHGWLRAPAYGYVFFFRGTPLLVQIFLVYYGLAQFEMVRDSPLWPVLGEAYWCAIIAFSLNTAAYTAEIIRGGMLAVPLGEREAARALGFSRWQEIRLIVLPRAVRQALPAYGNEVILMLKGSALASTITLLDLTGVARTLIARTYLAVEFFALAGLIYLLLTLLIVRGVRLLERRWALPGQPLDTVAGTRHGDLLS
- a CDS encoding ABC transporter permease subunit (The N-terminal region of this protein, as described by TIGR01726, is a three transmembrane segment that identifies a subfamily of ABC transporter permease subunits, which specificities that include histidine, arginine, glutamine, glutamate, L-cystine (sic), the opines (in Agrobacterium) octopine and nopaline, etc.), which produces MNDPPALLIGFGAQLAAGTLVTAGLAGASLAGGLLLGIAGAAARMSHRRLLRTAARAYTTAVRGVPELLVVLIVYFGASAAIGRVAALFGVTGFFELNPFLAGVAALSLTFGAYAAEVLRGAFLAVPPGQTEAAYSLGLTRARAFRHVLLPQVWRTALPGLGNLFLVLLKDTSLVSVVGLDELMRKSALAVSYTQQPFPFYVAAAFIYLGMTAVSMAGIQVLERRAARGMEWSG